Within Meles meles chromosome 19, mMelMel3.1 paternal haplotype, whole genome shotgun sequence, the genomic segment CCCATCTGGTCGAGAGTGGGGGTGCCGGCCCCCAAGTTTGGGCGCGGCAGCCTGGGGACCAGCTGCCCCTGGAGGCTGTGGCGGTACCACCGAGCAGCTGTCGACCCGGCAGCGTTGGTGGGAGGCTGTGCGCACCTCCGTCGCCATGGGTGAGGGGTGATCGGGGGTGACTGGAGGCTAATTAGTTGTTTTATACATTGTAGCCGACGGCCAAGTGTTGCTCTGAATCAGCGCCGTGTGGGAGCCTGGCGCCGCGGCTCTGAGCTGGCCCCGGGGTGGAACGGGGGTCAGGGAGGCCTGCCCTGCCTGGGTCACGGGGGAACCTCCCTCGGCCCCACGGGGGCTCTTCTGGGAGCCAGTTGGGcacttctcttcctctgtttttagaGCACTGAGATCTGTCCCGTAGACCCCGTGGTCACGTCCTGAGCTGACACCCCGCCTCGTCAGTCCTTTCCCTGCGAACTGAACGGCGATGACCTAGAGGAGGCCTGGGGTCGGACCAAGCAGGGCAAGTCTGAGGACAGGGTGTGGGGGCTCATGTTCACCTGTACCTTCTCTCTCCGTCCTCCCTTCCAGAAGTCAATGGTGCCCGTTCTGCCTGCAGGGGCCTGGTGGTGCCCGTCCTCCTCCCAGATAAGTCGGCCTCTCCCACACCTGCTGCCCCTCCCGGGCCCTGGGAGCGCAACTCTGTCATCGCCCGcgtctccctgccccttccccgccACGAGGAAGCGCGGGGGGCCCCCGGGCCAGACCCCCTGCACGTCGGCCCGGTGCACCTTTGGGCCAGCCGGGCCCCCAGCGTACCCCTCAAAGACAGCCTGAACCAGCTCAACCTGcccccgctgctgctgctgcccacaCGGTGGCCCCCGGTCCCGGGCCCCGCCGGGGACCCCGCCGCAGATGGCCGGCTGGGTGCGGCCCGGGCCCCCGGCGGCTTCCAGTGCGTGCACTGCGGCAAGCCCTACCACACGCCggcggggctggcccggcaccggGAGCTGCACTGCCAGCCGCGGGCACGCCGCTGCTTCTCCTGCAGACACTGCGACAAGGAGTACGGCAGCTTGGGCGCCCTCAAGATGCACCTGCGCACCCACACGCTGCCCTGCCCCTGCGCCGTCTGCGGCAAGGCCTTCTCCCGGCCCTGGCTGCTGCAGGGCCACATGCGCACCCACACAGGTGGGTTGGTGGGAGGCCCCGGGGGGCAGGGTTCGGGCCTGGCCCCAGACGGGACCGGAGGGCCCGAACAAGTGGGCCGACACGGCCGggctccctccagaggctccggggagggtccttcctgcctcctctcGCGCCGGGGAGGCCCGGGTGACCCTCCACAGTGGCCATGTCCCTCGCCCCTGCCCCCGTCCTCATGTGCCCTCTCCCCTCCGCG encodes:
- the SNAI3 gene encoding zinc finger protein SNAI3 — its product is MPRSFLVRTHSSHRAPKYRQPDSRREVNGARSACRGLVVPVLLPDKSASPTPAAPPGPWERNSVIARVSLPLPRHEEARGAPGPDPLHVGPVHLWASRAPSVPLKDSLNQLNLPPLLLLPTRWPPVPGPAGDPAADGRLGAARAPGGFQCVHCGKPYHTPAGLARHRELHCQPRARRCFSCRHCDKEYGSLGALKMHLRTHTLPCPCAVCGKAFSRPWLLQGHMRTHTGEKPYTCPHCSRAFADRSNLRAHLQTHSDTKKYQCKNCAKTFSRMSLLARHQESGCCPGP